In Gossypium arboreum isolate Shixiya-1 chromosome 5, ASM2569848v2, whole genome shotgun sequence, a single genomic region encodes these proteins:
- the LOC108453654 gene encoding probable carboxylesterase SOBER1-like, with protein sequence MHSILLTNPIVLLAVILGSTIIFILFLQPRHLSSSPKSDSMAARSFVLWLHGLGDSGPANEPIKTLFRSSEFRNTKWSFPSAPENPVTCNYGMRMPSWFDIQEIPVTADSPKAESDVLKAVQNVHAMIDKEVAAGTDPNNVFVCGFSQGGALTLASVLLYPKKLGGGAVFSGWVPFNSSMVEKFPEDAKKTPILWSHGMADRTVLFEAGQAGPPFLQQAGVTCEFKAYPGLDHSISNEELQFLESWIKTRLQSSS encoded by the exons ATGCATTCTATATTGTTAACCAACCCCATAGTTCTTCTTGCTGTGATCCTGGGTAGCACCATCATTTTCATACTATTCCTCCAACCGCGCCACCTATCATCTTCCCCGAAGTCTGATTCCATGGCTGCCCGGAGCTTTGTTCTTTGGCTTCACGGGCTTGGTGACTCTGGTCCAGCCAATGAACCCATCAAGACACTCTTTAGGTCTTCCGAGTTCCGAAACACCAAATGGTCTTTCCCTTCTGCCCCTGAAAACCCTGTCACCTGCAATT ATGGAATGCGAATGCCTTCTTGGTTCGACATTCAGGAGATTCCTGTCACAGCC GATTCTCCAAAAGCTGAAAGTGATGTCCTTAAAGCAGTTCAGAATGTGCATGCGATGATAGACAAAGAAGTAGCTGCTGGGACGGATCCTAATAACGTATTTGTGTGTGGATTTAGTCAAGGAG GTGCCTTGACCTTGGCTAGTGTTTTGTTGTACCCAAAAAAGCTTGGTGGAGGTGCAGTCTTCAGTGGATGGGTTCCTTTCAATTCTTCAATGGTAGAAAAGTTCCCAGAAGATGCAAAGAAG ACACCTATTTTGTGGTCCCATGGAATGGCTGACAGAACGGTGCTTTTTGAGGCTGGACAAGCGGGGCCTCCTTTCCTTCAACAAGCAGGAGTAACCTGTGAATTTAAG GCTTATCCTGGTCTTGACCATTCAATAAGCAACGAGGAGCTGCAGTTCCTTGAATCATGGATTAAAACACGTCTACAAAGTTCTTCATAG
- the LOC108453655 gene encoding uncharacterized protein LOC108453655, producing the protein MKKLYRRGTVHPSPPSTTDHLSFLPATILALAAALSPEDREVLAYLISCANNDFSIFSTHRKNTQKYPTKRSISFSSGSDHDHPPLFTCDCFRCYMSYWVRWDSSPNRQLIHEIIDAFEDGLAQSKKTKSKKDRKKKSGGADGSGGSKRTDLNLGKDESCDSKSAEASSSSKSCGVEVCGDDGEEEGTDKGPVRRFVSFIGERIWNVWGQ; encoded by the coding sequence ATGAAGAAGCTCTACCGCAGAGGCACGGTTCATCCATCACCTCCGAGCACAACCGATCATCTGTCTTTCCTTCCTGCCACCATCTTAGCCCTCGCGGCTGCTCTTTCCCCGGAAGACAGGGAAGTTTTGGCCTATCTCATCTCTTGTGCTAACAACGATTTCAGCATCTTCTCAACCCACCGGAAAAACACCCAGAAATACCCGACTAAAAGAAGCATCAGCTTCAGCAGCGGCAGCGATCATGACCATCCACCTCTTTTTACCTGTGATTGTTTCAGGTGCTATATGAGCTACTGGGTCAGGTGGGACTCATCGCCCAACCGGCAGCTGATACATGAGATTATAGATGCTTTTGAAGATGGGTTAGCTCAAAGCAAGAAGACAAAGAGCAAGAAAGACAGGAAAAAGAAGAGCGGTGGAGCTGATGGGTCTGGTGGTTCGAAACGAACCGATTTGAACTTAGGGAAGGACGAATCATGTGACTCGAAATCGGCGGAAGCCAGTAGCAGTAGCAAAAGTTGTGGTGTTGAAGTTTGTGGGGATGACGGTGAAGAAGAAGGGACAGACAAGGGTCCGGTGAGGAGGTTCGTGAGCTTCATCGGAGAGAGGATTTGGAATGTTTGGGGGCAGTGA